The Paracoccus sp. MA DNA segment ATCCGTCACCACGATCTCGGCCGCGCCGCGCAGGCGGGCCAGCGCGGTGCAGATCGCGCCGATGGGCCCGGCGCCGGTGACCAGCACCCGCTGGCCGGCCAGGTCGGGCGCCATGCTCAGCGCGTGCAGGCAGACGGCCAGCGGCTCGGCCCCCGCCGCGGCTGCGGCGTCTGCCCCGTCGGGCAGCGGCAGGCACTGCCCGACGGGATGATAGAGCCGGCTGCGAAAGAAGCCGTTCTCATGCGGGAAGCGCATGGCCGAGCCGTTGAAGCGCATGACCAGGCAATGCCGCTCGGCGCCCGCGCGGCAATATTCGCATTCGCCGCAGGGGCGCGAGGGCGACAGCGCGACCAGTTGGCCGGCCCCGAGGCCCGAGCCTTCGGGCGCGGCCTCGACAACGCCCGCGGCTTCGTGGCCCAGCACGATGGGCTCGCGCACCCGGACCGGGCCGAAGCCGCCGTCATGGTAGTAATGCAGGTCCGAGCCGCAGATGCCGCCCCGCAGCACGCGGATCAGGGCAGCGCCCTCGGCGGGTTGCGGATCGGGCAGGGGCTCGATCCGCAGGTCGTGGGCCGCATGCAGGCGGCAGGCGATGTTCCCGGTCATGTCAGTTCCCCATCAGCGTCGTCGGCAGCCAGGTTGCGAAGGGCGGGTAATAGGAGACCAGCAGCAGCACGATGATGTTCGAGATCAGGAAGGGAATGACCGCGCTGATCACCTTGGCCAAGGGCTCGCGGGCGATGTTGCAGGCGACGAACAGGCAGACCCCGACCGGCGGCGTGGTCAGGCCGATCATCAGGTTCAGGACCGCGAAGGTGGCGAAATGCAGCGGCTCGATGCCGACGCTGGTCGCCAGCCCAAGCAGCGGCACGAACAGGATGATCAGCGCGGCGATGGTCTCCATGAACATGCCGATGCACAGCAGCAGCACGTTGATCAGCAGGATGACCAGGATCGGGTTGTCGGTGATCGCCAGCACGCTGCTGACCAGCATCTGCGGGATGCGCTCGGAGGCCAGGATCGAGCCGAAGACATTGGCGAAACCCACCAGCGCCAGGATGCCGGCCGAGGAGACGGCGCTGTTGACGACGATGCGCGGCACCGCGCGGATCGGCAACTCGCGATAGACGAAGGCGCCGACGACAAAGGCGTAAAGGCAGGCGACGATGGCGGTCTCGGTCGGGGTGGCGATGCCGGTCAGCAACCCGCCGATGATCAGCCCGGTCATGGCCAGCGCCCAGAAGGCGGCGAGGAAGGCCGCGACCAGCTCGCCGAAGCCCTGCCATTGCTGGCGCGGATAGTTGCGGCGCACGGCCAGGATATAGCAGGTGATCGCCATGCCGATGCCCATCAGCACGCCCGGCACCGCGCCGGCAAGGAACAGCTGGCCGACCGAGATGCCCGACAGGGCGCCGACGATGATCATCGGCACGCTGGGCGGCAGCATCGGGCCAACCGTGGCCGAGGCGGCGGTGATCGCAGCAGCGAAATCGCCGGGATAGCCGGATTTCTTCATGCCGGGGATCATCACGCCGCCGGTCGCCGCGACATCGGCGACCGCCGTGCCCGAGACGCCGCCGAACATCATCGAATCCGCGACGTTCGCCATGGCCAGCCCGCCGCGCATCCAGCCCACCATGGCATTGGCCAGGCGGATGATGCGTTCGGTGATGCCGCCGAAATTCATCAGGTTGCCGGCCAGGATGAAGCCGGGAATGCAGAGCAGCACGAAGACGTCCATGCCCGCATACATGCGCTGCGGGATGATGACGACCGGCAGGCCCGCCGACAGGATATAGGCCAGCGAGGCCAGCCCCAAGCAGACCGCGACCGGCACGCCAAGCGCCAGCGTCACGATGAAGGTGGTCAGAAGCAGGAAAAGGTCCATGGATCAGGCTTCCTCGGCAAGGTGGGGCCGCCCGTCATCGGTGCCGGCGATCATGCCGATCACGCGCAGCAGGGCGAACAGGCAAAGCAGGACGGACAGCACCAGCACCGAGGCGTGGATGATGTCCATCGGCCAGCGCAGGCTGGGCGCGCGCTGGAAGGCCCCGATCTGGGTGAATTTCCAGGCCGGCCAGACCATCACCGCGCCAAGCGCCGCCGTGCAGACCGCCGCGATCAGGCGCATCCACCAGGCCTTGCTTTCCGAGACCGTCTCTTGCAGCAGGTCCACGTTCACCAGCTCGCCCGTCATCAGCGACAGGCCGATGCCGAAGGCGGTCATGTAGAGCAGCAGGTAGCGCGACAGTTCCTCGGTCCAGACCGGCGAGGGCAGGCCGAAGGTCCGGGTGGTGATCTGCAGCGTGACCACCGCGATCAGCACGAAGAAGGCGATGCCCACCGCAAACCGGCAGACCGCCGCGAGAATGCGTTGCATTAGAGCCAGATTTTTCATCTGCTTCAAACCCTTGTCGGCAAGTCGCGGCATGCGCGGTGCGCGCCGCGACCGGGCCGGTTAATTGTTGAACAGGTCCTGGACGATGGGCCGGATGCTTTCGTCGACGCTGTTGATGACAGCCTCGCGCGAGCCCTCGGCAAAGGCCGCCTGATCGGTTTCGACGAAGGTCATGCCCTTGGCCTCCAGATCGGCGCGGATGGCGTCCTCGTCCTGCAGGAACTGCTGGCGCTCGAACTCCTGGGCGCGGCGGGCGGCTTCCAGCATGTGGCCCTGATCCTCTTCGGACAGGCGCTGCCAGACCTGCTCGGCCACGGTCAGATAGATCCAGCCCCGCACATGCTCGGTCAGGTTCACATGGCTCTGCACCTCGTTCAGCGAGGCGGCCTGGATCAGCGCCAGCGGGTTTTCCTGCCCGTCGATGGTGCCGTTCTGCAGCGAGGTGAACACCTCCGAGAAGGCCATCGGCGTCGGCTGCGCGCCGAGCGCGGTCCAGGTGTCGACAAACAGCGGCACGTTCGGCACCCGCATGCGCATGCGATTCAGCTCGGCCGGGCTGGTAATGGCGCGGTTGGCGGTCAGGTTGCGCGCGCCGCGGGCGAAATAGGCGATGGGGCGGACCTGGGCGCGTTCGATGATCTGCGCCTCGATCTCTTTGCCGATCTCGCCGCCGGCGACCTCGTCCATGTGTTCAAGCGACTGGTAGGCATAGGGAATGGCCAGCAGCGCCGCCATGGGCGCCCAGTTCTGCAGGCTTTCGCCGGTGATGGTCATCTCGACCGTGCCCAGCTGCATGCCGTTGATGAGGTCCATCTCGCGGCCCAGCGAGTCGTTGGGAAAGACCTCGACGGCGATGCGGCCCTCGGTCAGTGTCGCCAGTTCCTCGGCGAATTTCAGCGACGCCTTGTGCCAGGAGTTCTGTTCGTTGGCGAGATGGCCGAGCTTCAGCGTCAGTTCGGCGGCAGAGGCGCCCATGGCGGAAGCGGCGGTCAGGCATGCCACGGCCAGCGCCGCAAAGCGGCGACGGTTCAGGGTGATCATCGTTCTCCTCCGGGATGATGCGGGTCAGGGAATGAAAAGTTCGGGGCGGCTGCGCGAGATTTCGGGCAGGTCGTTCAGCAACTCGCGCAGATGGCGGCGCATGGCCTGCTCGGCCAGGGCCGGGTCGTGATTGCGCAGGCCCTCGACGATCTCGGCATGCTGGCCGATCAGCTTCTGGATGTCGAAGGTGCGCGCGGTGATGTAGCGCAGACGGTTCATCTGCGACTTCAGCCCCTCCAGCACGACCCAGACCGCCTCTTGCCCGGCCGCCACCGCAAGCAGGCGGTGGAAGCGGTCGTCGAGCCGGACGAAGGTTTCGGCATCGTCGCGCGCCACGGCCTCGCGCTGCTCGTCGATCTCGGCATCCAGGCGGGTCAGCAGCCGCTCGTCGGCCTGTTCGGCCAGCATGCGGACCAGATCGCTTTCCACGGCCTCGCGGATCAGCCGCGCCGAGAGCACCGCCGAAAGCGAGATGCGGCTGATATAGGTGCCGCGCTGGGGCCGCACCTCGGCCAGCCCGTCCGAGGTCAGGCGGATGAAGGCCTCGCGCACCGGCTGGCGGCTGACGCCGATCTGGTTGGCGATCTCGGTCTCGCTCAGGCGGGTGCCGGGGGGCAGGGCGCCGCGCAGGATCGCATCGCGCAGCCATTCATGGACCTGCGGCGCGGTCGAAAGCGTGAAGTCGATATTCGGCTGCATGGACATGAATCACCTCCCGAGCAGTAAAGTATCGCATACTTGCATACTAGTAAATCAAAAATGCATTCCCCCATCGAGACGCCGCCGGAAAAACCGGCAGGGCGGCTTTCCATCCGCACGGATCTGTGGCACGAAAGCCGGCCATGACCGTCAGCCAGCCCTATGATTTCCTGGTCTATCGCGCCACGCCCGCCGGCATCGTCGCGGCGATCACCGCCGCGCGGCTGAAGCTGCGCACCCTGCTGGTCGAGCCCTCGGGGCGGGTGGGCGGCATGATGACCTCGGGGCTGAACGCCGCCGACACGCTCAACAGCGGCTTGATCACCGGGGTTCCGCTGGAGTTCTTCCGGGCGGTGCGCGACGAATATGCCATGCCGCACCTGCCGGTCCGCATCGAAAGCAGCATGGCGCTGAAGGTCTTTCGCGCCATGCTGGCGCGCAGCGGCGTCGAACTGGCGCTGCATTGCGACATCGGCGGCATCCGCCGCGAGGGACCGCGCCTGGCGGAATGCCGGCTGAGCGACGGCCGGCAGGTGTCGTCACGCTGGTGGGTCGATGCCTCTTACGAGGGCGACCTGATGCACCTTGCCGGCATCCGTCACCGGCTGGGCCGCGAATCCGCCAGCGAGTTCGGCGAAAGCCTGGCCGGACGGCAGCCGTTCGGCCCGCTTCTGCCCTGGCAGCCCAAGGCGGCGATCGACCCGCGGCAGGATGGCCGGCCGCTGCCCTATGTCCTGCCCTGGTCGCCCCCTGCCGAACCGGGAACGGGCGACGACCGGCTGCAAAGCTATTGCATCCGCCCCACGCTGACCAACCGGCCCGAAAACCGCTTGCCGATCACCGCGCCCGAGGATTTCGATTTCCGCAACTTCGCGTTGTTCCGCCGCCTTGGGCTGCTGATCCGGGCCGGGCGGATCACCTCGAAAGCCATCCCGATGCAGGGCACGACCTTCCAATCGGCCTATTTCAAGCTGAACGAGCTGCCGAACGGCAAGTTCGACATGAATTCCGGCCCGGCCGCGCCGCTGAACAATCCGGCGCTGACGCAGGAATGGGTGAATGCTTCGATGGAGCGCCGCAAGGCGCTGACCCAGGATTTCGCGCGTTATACCCAGGCGCTGCTGCACTTCATCCAGAACGACGATTCGGTGCCCGTCCGCCTGCGGCGGTTTTTCGGCCAGTTCGGCCTGCCCGCGGACGAATATGCCGATTCGGGCCATCTGCCCCCCGAGGTCTATGTGCGCGAGGGCCGCAGGCTTGTCGGCGCGCATGTCTTTCGCCAGCAGGACATCGAAGGCGGCGGCGGCGATCCGGCCGACGCCATCTGCATCGGCAAATACCATCTGGACTGCAAGCCGGTGCGCTGGCAGGTGAACCACACCGGGACCAATGTCCTGCGCGAGGGGATGTTCTTTTCACATAGCGCCCATCGCTATGCCCTGCCGGGCTGGATCATCCTGGCGCATCCCGATGATTGCCGGAACTTCTTCTCGGTCTGCGGCGTCTCGGCCAGCCATGTCGCCTTCAGTTCGATCCGCATGGAGCCGACCTGGATGGAACTGGGGGCCGCGGCCGCCATGATGGCCCATCTTGCCGACCGGCACGGTGTCCCCGCGCACGAGATCCGGGGCCGGTCGGTGGTGGAACTGCGTCAGGCACGGTTCCGGCAATGGCCCTCGGCCACCTTCATCCGGGCACGGCTGCGCCGCAAGATCGCCGGATATCGCCGCAAGCTGCCCGGGCAGGGGAAGACGGCCGGGTGATCCGCCGCCCGGGCAGTCAGCGGGATTCGACCTGCGACAGGATCTCGCGCTCGGTCGCGCGGATCATGCCGCTGTAGCGCTGGTTCTTGAAGCCGAAGATGGTGGAATGCACGTCCTCGCGATGGCCGGCGATGAAGGGCACGGCCGAGACCACCCGCAGCCCCGGCATGCTGTTGAGCCATTCGTCGATGGTATTCGTGCTCGCATCCCCGGCATCGGGGGACCAGTCCGCCATCCATTCCAGCGCGATGCGGTTATAGACGTTGAACACCATGCCCATCATGTGCGGCGTGTGGATGATGTGGTTGTCGCCCAGCCGCCTGCGCAGGCTGATCTTGGGCTTGCCGTCGATCCGGGTCATCACGCCGTTGAAGACGTCCCAGTCGGCGCGGTCCAGATAACGGTGGATCGCCGCGCAATATTGCGGGAAATCCGGGCTGAAGAAGGCGTCGTCCTCGCAGATGGTCAGGCGCTCCGCCCCGGATTGCAGCGCCTTGGCGGCGACGGTCTTGTAGCTCCAGGCGCAGCCCTTCCAGGCGGGCAGCAGGCGGATGCCGTCGAAGAAGCGGAAGCCGGCCGGATTGCCCTGCCGGAAACTGTCGCGCCTTTGCAGATATTCCGGCAGGCTGATGCAGATATGCGCGCGGTCGCCGATCGGCGGTGCAAAGGCCAGCACCTCCTCCAGATAGCGGGCGGGATCAAGGGCGCCGGCATAGGCGAGCCAGCGCCCGATGGCCAGCCTTGTCTGGTGTCCCGGAGCCCGGTCGGGGACCAGGGTGATGTCGGGCAGCGCCGCCCCCAGCGCCAGCCCGCGGCGCAGGCCTTCCTCCGAACCGACGATCATCGCGCAGCCCGATGCCAGCAGCGCCTGGATCGCGCCGTCCTGCGGTCCGGCCGCCGCAAGATAGTCGTCGTCCAGCACGGCCGCGGCCAGATCCCCCGCGCCAAGCTCGGCAGCGCCGGGGTTGAAAACGATCGTGCGGCAGCCGGCCGAGGCGGCGGCCAGAAGCCCGTGGCGCGCAAGCTCGGCCTGAAACCGCGCCTTCAGCGCCCCCTGGCCGGCAAGCGCCATGGGCTGGCCGGAAGGGGCGCTGATCTCGCGCATCAGCCGGTCGTCGCGACGGTATCGGACCCGGTTGATGGCACCGGTGACGCCTTCCTGTGCCACGACCCGGCAGAGCCTTCTGACTGCATCCAGCATCCTGAATTCCTGTCGGAACTGTTCCTGCGGATAACCTTCGTGCTGGTGAACGACACAGTTCGATTACGCTTGCGACAATAACCAAGTTTCAGCCGTAATCAGAATGATATTTTAGAGAGCGCCAGAAAGCGTCGAAATGCAGACAAATGTATCATATACATATTAATCAAAAGCGGCGCTTGCGGCGGTGGGAAATATCCATGCGACAGAGCAAGGCGCCCGCTCGGGCTTTACCGAAGGCGATCCCGATAGGAGCTGCGCGCGTGATGGTCCGCGAGGGAAAGAATGCGGCCGTAAATCTGGACCCGGACCGTGCCAATTCCTTGCGGCGAAACCTGCGCGTAAAGATACGGCGCCTCCTGCCATTCTCCCAGCCGGATCGGGAAATCATGGATGGCATTCTTTTCGGCCAGCCTGCCCAGATCCGCATTTTCCACCAGCAGCAGGCCGCCGCCTCTTTTCTGGTCGAGCGTTCGAAGGGTCAACAGCGCGGCGCCCGGCTCAATGCGCGCAGGGGCCCAGATGGTGATATTGTCGATGATATATTTCCCCTGCGCCTGCAGTTCGATGGCCTGTTCCTGGTCACTGGAAATATCCACATCGCCGATTCCGAAGGGAAAATTCGGGCTTTCGACGATGAAATGCGCCGCACCGGAACGGCCATCCGGCGAAACGATCGTCAAGCCCGGGCCTCCGGTCGTGAAGGCTTGCGTTTCCCTGCGGCCCGCCTTTTTGACGTTATCCATGTTTCTTGCCATCCTGTTCTTGAACATCAGAAGCATCAGAAGCGAGTAATCGTCAGGCCGGCCTTCTTGAGGCGATTCTGAACCGGCGCGTAAGACAGTTTCGCCGGCGGAACCTCCATTTCCAGACTGGTCAGCGCGACATGGCCGCAGGCTTCGCCCACTGCGGACAGGAAGGGCTCCAGCCTGATGGCGGTAAAGGCAACCTCGCTGGCCGATATGCCCCAACTGACGATAAGGTTGTCGCATTCCCCGACCGGAGGAACCACCGCCCGCAGCGGAACGGTGATGTAGTTTGCATTTCCCGCATGCACCTCGGCCCCATTGGCGTCTTGAAAGGTCTTTACTGCCAAATGTCCTTCAAATTTCGTACCTCCGAATGGGCGCGCTGTCTGTGTTTTAGCCTTTGAATCAAGGATGTACTGTCCTACAGCAATACTATCCTCCCAATTCACCTCGTACACTGCGTGCCAAAAATTGATCGTTACCTGTCCAACAAGACGACGACCTTCCCGTTGATAAAGTTCGGAAGGCCAGCCAGGGGTGAGGATATAGTCGTCCTGCCACTCGTCAGCACAGAGCCCCCACATAGAAAAATTTCGTCTTACTACTTGTGGAACCTCGAATCGCTGCTGAAAGATATGCAGCCTTCCCAGTTCTCGATAGGCTAAAAACTCGCGAATCTCATGTCGGCGCTTATCAGTTGCTTCAGAGTATTCCGATGAGACTTCTCCGCGAATATCGCTGCCATTGGCCGAAAATTTGTCGCGATATTCCGTCATCTCTTTGATGCTGGAAAGTCTCAACCAAGTATTCTGCCGTTCTTGCTCACCGAGTTGCAAGAAGTTTGGAATGGCGAGCTTTGCCTTTTCAGCATCATAGGTTGCCCTGTATATAGGACGATAAGCATGCTCGCGAGTATTTATTCTGATGCTTCCTGCTTTCTGCGCTAATCTGACTTCGTCAGAGAAATCTCTTATATCAAACCCTGGAGGAGCAGGAAATCTCAGGTTGGAATCGCCGGGAATGTTGGTGATGCAATTCCTGAAGCCCATCGCCATGCTTCTGCGATCGGCGCTGCCCTTGGGTTCGAATGCGCGCCAGCCGCCGTATTTGGTGAGATTGCCTTTCTCATCGACGACATCGTAAGTGCGCTCGGTGACGCAGCCGGGATTGGCGCCCGCATAGTCTTCGCCAAATTGCGAGGCCGCCTCGCGGCCAATTCTCCAGGGCACGTTTGCGGCAGCCATGAGGCCGCCATTATAGCTGGCATCGATATAG contains these protein-coding regions:
- a CDS encoding FAD-dependent oxidoreductase, which encodes MTVSQPYDFLVYRATPAGIVAAITAARLKLRTLLVEPSGRVGGMMTSGLNAADTLNSGLITGVPLEFFRAVRDEYAMPHLPVRIESSMALKVFRAMLARSGVELALHCDIGGIRREGPRLAECRLSDGRQVSSRWWVDASYEGDLMHLAGIRHRLGRESASEFGESLAGRQPFGPLLPWQPKAAIDPRQDGRPLPYVLPWSPPAEPGTGDDRLQSYCIRPTLTNRPENRLPITAPEDFDFRNFALFRRLGLLIRAGRITSKAIPMQGTTFQSAYFKLNELPNGKFDMNSGPAAPLNNPALTQEWVNASMERRKALTQDFARYTQALLHFIQNDDSVPVRLRRFFGQFGLPADEYADSGHLPPEVYVREGRRLVGAHVFRQQDIEGGGGDPADAICIGKYHLDCKPVRWQVNHTGTNVLREGMFFSHSAHRYALPGWIILAHPDDCRNFFSVCGVSASHVAFSSIRMEPTWMELGAAAAMMAHLADRHGVPAHEIRGRSVVELRQARFRQWPSATFIRARLRRKIAGYRRKLPGQGKTAG
- a CDS encoding TRAP transporter substrate-binding protein codes for the protein MITLNRRRFAALAVACLTAASAMGASAAELTLKLGHLANEQNSWHKASLKFAEELATLTEGRIAVEVFPNDSLGREMDLINGMQLGTVEMTITGESLQNWAPMAALLAIPYAYQSLEHMDEVAGGEIGKEIEAQIIERAQVRPIAYFARGARNLTANRAITSPAELNRMRMRVPNVPLFVDTWTALGAQPTPMAFSEVFTSLQNGTIDGQENPLALIQAASLNEVQSHVNLTEHVRGWIYLTVAEQVWQRLSEEDQGHMLEAARRAQEFERQQFLQDEDAIRADLEAKGMTFVETDQAAFAEGSREAVINSVDESIRPIVQDLFNN
- a CDS encoding FAD-dependent oxidoreductase; translation: MRKFDVFVHGATPSGIFSAIVCARAGKSVVIQAPESSIGGMITGGLGITDAPHRFKNWAGGVVEEFTDAVSSITGYNASSFLQWNFPPSVAHRVLSRMIRAEPNIVLALGETITQVIRNEIVDQDGQPDSAVAERGTRIAAIATEGCSWLRKPGKGGLYAAKVYIDASYNGGLMAAANVPWRIGREAASQFGEDYAGANPGCVTERTYDVVDEKGNLTKYGGWRAFEPKGSADRRSMAMGFRNCITNIPGDSNLRFPAPPGFDIRDFSDEVRLAQKAGSIRINTREHAYRPIYRATYDAEKAKLAIPNFLQLGEQERQNTWLRLSSIKEMTEYRDKFSANGSDIRGEVSSEYSEATDKRRHEIREFLAYRELGRLHIFQQRFEVPQVVRRNFSMWGLCADEWQDDYILTPGWPSELYQREGRRLVGQVTINFWHAVYEVNWEDSIAVGQYILDSKAKTQTARPFGGTKFEGHLAVKTFQDANGAEVHAGNANYITVPLRAVVPPVGECDNLIVSWGISASEVAFTAIRLEPFLSAVGEACGHVALTSLEMEVPPAKLSYAPVQNRLKKAGLTITRF
- a CDS encoding L-idonate 5-dehydrogenase, encoding MTGNIACRLHAAHDLRIEPLPDPQPAEGAALIRVLRGGICGSDLHYYHDGGFGPVRVREPIVLGHEAAGVVEAAPEGSGLGAGQLVALSPSRPCGECEYCRAGAERHCLVMRFNGSAMRFPHENGFFRSRLYHPVGQCLPLPDGADAAAAAGAEPLAVCLHALSMAPDLAGQRVLVTGAGPIGAICTALARLRGAAEIVVTDVQDFTLDIARRMGADRAVNVAEQPDALADLAEGKGRIDVVLECSANPHAIAQAIGVTRPQGTVVQIGVGGTLPLPLNLIVAKELRLVGTHRFDREFAQAVRMIGAGEIDLSPMVTQVLPAAEAQRAFDLAGDRAQAVKVQLDFGV
- a CDS encoding TRAP transporter large permease, translating into MDLFLLLTTFIVTLALGVPVAVCLGLASLAYILSAGLPVVIIPQRMYAGMDVFVLLCIPGFILAGNLMNFGGITERIIRLANAMVGWMRGGLAMANVADSMMFGGVSGTAVADVAATGGVMIPGMKKSGYPGDFAAAITAASATVGPMLPPSVPMIIVGALSGISVGQLFLAGAVPGVLMGIGMAITCYILAVRRNYPRQQWQGFGELVAAFLAAFWALAMTGLIIGGLLTGIATPTETAIVACLYAFVVGAFVYRELPIRAVPRIVVNSAVSSAGILALVGFANVFGSILASERIPQMLVSSVLAITDNPILVILLINVLLLCIGMFMETIAALIILFVPLLGLATSVGIEPLHFATFAVLNLMIGLTTPPVGVCLFVACNIAREPLAKVISAVIPFLISNIIVLLLVSYYPPFATWLPTTLMGN
- a CDS encoding GntR family transcriptional regulator; this encodes MSMQPNIDFTLSTAPQVHEWLRDAILRGALPPGTRLSETEIANQIGVSRQPVREAFIRLTSDGLAEVRPQRGTYISRISLSAVLSARLIREAVESDLVRMLAEQADERLLTRLDAEIDEQREAVARDDAETFVRLDDRFHRLLAVAAGQEAVWVVLEGLKSQMNRLRYITARTFDIQKLIGQHAEIVEGLRNHDPALAEQAMRRHLRELLNDLPEISRSRPELFIP
- a CDS encoding TRAP transporter small permease, translated to MQRILAAVCRFAVGIAFFVLIAVVTLQITTRTFGLPSPVWTEELSRYLLLYMTAFGIGLSLMTGELVNVDLLQETVSESKAWWMRLIAAVCTAALGAVMVWPAWKFTQIGAFQRAPSLRWPMDIIHASVLVLSVLLCLFALLRVIGMIAGTDDGRPHLAEEA